The Trichomycterus rosablanca isolate fTriRos1 chromosome 13, fTriRos1.hap1, whole genome shotgun sequence sequence CACCAGCAGGCCAAGGCTCCCGTGGTGCCAGCCGTGTGCAGCTTTTCTCACCCCTTACATCCCAGCTGGAAAATCCAAGCGAACTGGAAAGCCCATCGACAGTCTCTCCGAGTCTCACAAGCGTCAGTGCTATCAGCAGCCCGTCGTTCAGCTCGGGATGGAGCCCGGCCCCGAGACATGTGCCAGCTGAAAGAAGATCTGCACAGCGCAGTTGTCTTGGTGATTTTATGGTTTCACCGCCAGAAACGCATACCAGTCCGACATTCCAGCAGCATCGAGGTCGTCGAAGGGGTGGTGCTTTTagtgggtcagcagcaggagGCCGCCACACAGGTGCTCGCAGTGGCCACTTGGAGGAATCAGGGCGCTGCGATGGTGCAGGTAGAAAGGGAAGAAGTGGAGGGAAGATTACTGAGTCAGTTTCGCCCCCTACACAAGTGGAACTCAACTTCAACAATTTGGAGGACTTTCCTCCAGTTGGTGTGGCCCATGCCTCCCCTATGTGAGTTTTgtcaaaaaacattttttttatttaatgtactgTCAGTGCATGTACACTTTACTGTGTacttataaatatacataagtagtatgtatttataagtataaaCAAACATGTATATAGAAATAAATTGGCCAGAAATACTATCaccaaattaaaaatgtatctaATGCTGGTGAAGCATTTCtcccttcttcttcttttccttggcctttgtcctgttcggttgcggggtcggttcttcggcggatcatgatccgtgcatcgatttggcacaatttttacgccggatgcccttcctgacacaaccctccctattttatccgggcttgggaccggcactacaatgcactggtttgtgcatctagcagctaggtatctataggacaattcagtgtttcaaattatcctggtggcatgtttttggactgtgggaggaaaccggagtacccggaggaaacccacgcagacacggggagaacatgcaaactccgcacagaaaggacccggaccaccccacctggggatcgaaggaccttcttggtgtgaggcgacagtgctacccactaagccaccgtgccgccctgtgaaGCATTTCTCAATTATTGTTTCatatttgtaaacaaaatataatacaggacaaagaccaggactaaataaacaccaactgggcctgtgtaaaaaaaaaaaaaaaaaaaaaaaaaattgctctaTTCAGTGCTGAAACCAATAACTAGTGATGATTGAGTTCAACTATGCTAGATTCACCCaggcttttatttattagaatttgtaatgtcatattttacagtttggttacatttatgacaggacaggtagttacagctTGTACATGATTCATCGGTTCTAGTTCAATGTCACAACACTGTcacaaacaattttgtatccaattcacctcactaaaTGTTATTCACATAATAACCACCTCCTCACTTCAGAGCCACTCACAGACTGGGTGCTAGATGGCAATACACCCTGTACAGGGTTTCATTCCATTGCACAACATCACACTCATCTTACACAATTCAGACTAGCCTCAATGTTATTGGGAGGTGGAGCAGCCACAAGAAACCATTACAGCCATTAAGCGAACATGAGgttaggatcaaacccaggtcctctgGACATAAGCTGCTGTGTGGCACCACCATCCTGCAACCGCATTCATGTCTTTGTAATATTGTGTGTGCTGTTGCATGTAGCACTTCAATCCTCTCATTTCTCTTCAGAGCAACTAAACCATCCCGGCGCATCAATCCTACGCCAGTCAGTGCAGAACGACCTAACTCTAAACCCAAGAGCTGCTTTACCTCTACTCCCCTCAGTAAGCCATGCAGTCCTCCATCAGCCACAGAGACCCTGCCTACCGGTCAAATTCCTGCAAGTCCCCTTTGTCTGCAAGAGGAGCGGGAGCTACTAAAGAAAGAAAGGTTTGATGTCTAACAAAATTACAATTCAattgtatttgtaatttttattgtCACTTATTTGCTATTGCAGTGTCTTCCTCACTTCTTTTACTTCAGGTCTAAACTTGCACAGCAGAACAACTCCCCACTAAAGCCCAGCCCAGCTGTTTGCACCCCCAGTAAATCACTAGTAATATCAGGATCTAAAGGAACTCCTGATCACCAGGCGCCCTGCCCTGACCCCACCAAAGTGACGAATGCTCCTGAACTTGACATTTTAGCTGAGTTATACTGTGCCTGCATATTAGGTAAGTGACTAGCAAAATTTGAACATCACAGTGATCACACAATGATGAAACAATATTGACCCAATTACATTTGACATGCATGTCATTATTAAAGAATGGTTACGCCCTTGGTGCGTCTCATTTCTTTCAATTGccggcggcactgtggctctgtgagtagcactgtcgcctcacagcaagaaggtcctgggttcaatttccaggtggagcggcccgggtcctttctgtgtagagtttgcatgttctctcctatgtctacgtgggtttcctccgggagctcctgtcCAAGGCCAtacagtcaggtgaattggagatacaaaatcgtccatgactgttttaaacattaaaactgattaatcttgtgtaaccagtaattacctgttctgtcatgaatgtaaccaaagtgtgtaaaacatgacgttaaaatcctaataaaattaaataaaatactattttactgCCGCATTTGCTTTGTTAAGCTATTTGTTATTCTCTAAAGCCTTGTTGACATGACATTTATTTGTGGGTTTTATATTTAATACGTAGCTAAAACTTGTTGGTTCCTCGTAAGTTAGGTAAAGTAGTTGCCTGTAGATTTTTACTTAAACATTGTAAactactatttaaaaaaatatattgtttataatggtttaaaactGCCAGTTGAGAGACTAACTAGTAAAACTAGTattttgtttcatctgtttttgGATTTGTTTCTAGAGAACCTGGTGCCTTGTGTGTTCCTGGAGCTGTTCTTTGTGCTGCAGCTGCTGACCTCACGCAGTGTCTTAGCCTCTGAATCCACAGAGGAGTgtcttagtgtttttgaaagaAATACAGGTTAATGCTCTATCACGTTCACATCTCTCAGACATTTCTTACCCCAGCTAAATATTGCTCATTGTTAATTTGTGTCTGTGTCCTTTCTCAGATGTCCTCGAGAGAGCATATCTGGGAAACGTCCACAGCTGTGTGTATTTCGCGGTACACGTTTTAGAGAACCAATTTACGTGAGTGGGCTTTTTCACCTTTCACTTTGAAGTGATAAGCTTTGGTACTGACTGGCCctatttttacttctttttctCAGACTGCTCTCGCACATGGACCACTGCACACTTCGCCTCTTGGCAGAGAATGAAAGGATTGGCATTTTCTCTCCAGCCTTGCGAGATCGCCTAGCACAAGCTCAGGATACCTGCAGAGCCAAGGTATGCGCGTCTTGCGGATTACGTGCTGTTACAACTTTATGTCCAGTGCTAGTGATGTATGGTGAGATGTGAGCATTTTCCTAAAATAAgtcactgctttttttttttttaccaaagaaaaaaataaaaccttttaCATACATCATATGACAAAAATAATGCCACACTGATCTCTTAAAATAAACCTGTTCAATTTTGCATTGTGGTAAATGTGATTCTGGACTTTTCTGGACTTGTATTCAGAGCTGGGCTACATGGCACAAAACACCTAACACATGGATCTGGATGTGTACCATATTATTTCATGCGTTTTTAATAAACTGCTCCAGCAATGCCCCCCTTTTATTTAACAGTGGCTCACAATgtcagttaaaaatattttattatgccTTGTTTTTGTTGGCTCCTAGGTACTTCCCAATCTCCTcaccttcattcattcagtgtcattTCAGCCAGCCACTGACAACCGCACCAATTTCAGCAATGATAAGGCTTTTCACACCTTCAAGAAGCAAAGGTAATCAATAAGGTATTATTGTGAGCCCTTATACAAGCAAATGTAGTAATCATCATAATGACATGATCTGTTGGCTCTTACAGAGACATCTTTTACGAGCTGCTGAGAGAGTGGGAGGACTGCCATAAAGAGCCTGGGTGGGAGTTTGAGGTGGCACTAGGCAGCCGGATAAGGTGAGGATTCTCTTTTGcagatgtttgtgtgtgagtccATTCGTTTAAATAAGGATATGATAAACGTGTATGATGCTGGTTTTAAAGCTATTAAATTGTGTCATGTTAATTACTATTAAAGGACAATGGTCAGTCAGCTGACTGCAGCAGGAAACCACTGTCACTTTGCCAGGCTCTTCCAGAAACAGCTGGTCCAGGTAAGctgttaatttattattataatttttattattattaataagaacACTCAAGCGCTTAAAAATACCGATcatgccataaaatgacacatgTGTTAAACCtggtgttaaaatccaaacaaacaaaagtattattattatatttgaattGAATTTACTGTGTTTCGTCTGGTAGATGTGTAAGGGCCCAGGGGAGCTGAGTTCTCCAGGTGATGCTCCAGATGCAGATCTGCTTGGTATGGTTGGGGCAGACAGTCTGGGTCGTCTAAAGCGCCTGCAGGAGCGGCTCATCCAGCCACAAGTCCTAAGCGGCCCCTGTCCTCCACCATCTTTCCCTGGATACCAGGAGTTCTTTAGAAGTTTTCTACAAACAGCTAGCTGGTAAAAATACAACAGATAATTTGTCTGACCATTTTATCAAAGCAGTCAACATTTAAAATATGTCTGAGCTACATGTGTTTAACTCATGGATATTGTGTCCTTTATACCAACCAGGCAGGAGTGTTACCTTATAAAAATAATCAGTTTAAACAAGTGGAATTGGGATTGTCAcgcattttaaaaacagttatGCACGCAGACACTTCTCTTGTGTGCTAAGGGTTTTAGAGTTGTGGTCAAGGTAGTCAAAATTCAGCAGGAAAACCAGTAGAGAAAGGAAACATGTAAAACACACCTAGCTAGCAAGTGTAATACTTACTTGGagctttgtattttatttatgatttatcatatttgactgacatTTTACTTATGTAGTTTTATCACAAGATGATGACTTATTAGTTGGATAAGTGTATTTTACTTTTGCATGTGTAATTTTTAATGAATCATTCATTTCCTTTACTTGAGTAActtttatttttctgcattCAGTCATGATTTCAGTTGGGTCTAAatcttataattattttttctcaCATAGCTGTCAGTTGAACCAACACTTGAAGGATGGTTTGTGTCAGCAGCTGCTGCAGTTGAATGAGGAATCTATTCTTGGACCAGAAGCCACCTGTGCAACAGAAGAGGAGGGAGGAGATGCAGACATGGAGCAGCAGGTTGAAATGATTTGACTGGTTAAAAAGCTGGATTAGTCATCTCCTCTACTGTagctttaattttttaatttttattattattattagtttccCCCCATTtatctcccagtctagtcattttCAATTCCTGACTGTAAATCTGCTGCTGCTTGAAAAACTTGCAATCTGATCAATGAGTGCTGGATCACCACTCATTCCCCCTACATGTATCCAATCTGCAGCTACTTCTTATCAtcagccagtgttgggttcccacacagagctgtatcgcCTAAGCGCTACATGACTCCCCTCCCACTCGCACATGTCAATTGTTTGTGTGAACAGCTGGCCTGTCTGTGGCTCTGCTGAAATACAAGCTCCTGAGTTTGAACACTTTACGATACATTACAGCTAGCAATTTAGACCACTGCGCCAGCTGTGCGCCCaaaaacataacacacacatttatcctAAGTTCTCACACAGTTAAATCATGGGTCAGTTGGTGTAGCCACTTAACTGTTTGCATtgcaattgcttgaattgtgtaGTAGTTTGGCCCATTATTTAGTATTGTACAGTATGATTTTTGGACAACTGCTTCCAACCTGCTCCTGCACTGACTGAGTGGAGTTCATTAAATTAATACCCCAGCAAGATGAGCAGATTTTGAAATTAACCTTTTGTGTGGTGAATTTAAGAAAAGATAAAGCTTCTGTGTCCAATTACATCTTTATATAAACTGATTGTGTCAAGAAAGTATGGTTAACTGCTTTCTCTTCACCAGTGTTTAGAAGTTGTAGCTAATTAGCAGAAATGGTCAGAAATCATCCAAATACATTCAGTGATACAAAATTATTCCAATTCCTCTTTTCTGTTCCTTTTTTTCAAAGGATGAGAAGCAGAGATTCTCCTCAGTACTCCTTGTGGCTCGTCTGCTTGCTAAGTTTTTGGGCTTCATCTCTTTCATGCCTTATCAGACCTCTGAAGCACCTGTCAGAGAGATCCAGGAAGCTGCCATTGCTCTCCGCAGTAAGGTACAGCATCTCCagtgttatttatttggttATGAAAGTGTTTTAAGGCCTTCATGGTTTATTTTTTGTGTATATTTTAGAGTGCTCCAGTGTTGGACGTCTGCGCTGTGTTGACAAGCTGTGTGCGCAGGAAGCGTACGGTACTGACTGTACCTTGGCTGGTGGAGTTCCTTTCCATGCTGGATTACACGGGTCCATTTCTGCCCTGCTATAGGACGGCCCTGGCCTTACTGCTTCAGCTGTACAGGTTTGTCACACATCAGAAGACATAATGTGTCGTGTATCTGTAGATGTTCTAACCACACATCTGCTTGTGTATCCCAGGAGGGTGAGGTTGGGTGAAGCAGGAGAACACTTTTACTTGAACCAGATGCTGCTGGTAGCAGTGCTGGGTTGGCTTTTTCAGGTGAGATATTATAAGTAATATGAAGTTCACATAGACAGATTTTTACTCAGGTCGAAACTGATCTTTGAACTGTCTTTTTTTTAGATACCAGTTTTCCCTGAGGACCTCTTATTTGACGAAGATTTAAAAGATGAACTAGAGGAAAATGAGAACCAAACTTCAAGTCAAGGACTGGTGAGTAAATAGGCTGTATTCCAGTAACCAGATTTTCAATAATCTGCTATAGAGCATAATAGCACTACCCCAACATACCAAACTTGGGTTACAAATACTTGAGTCTGGAACAGAAGTCAAAGTGTGAAAACACTCCTGGAGTGTAGAAGAAGCAATACAAAACACAATTTAATTACGATTGCACAGGTATTAGTTGATAAAGAGCAAGGTACCTGCAGAACCAGTGCATCTGAGTTGTGTGGTCACTCTTTAGTCTTACAGCCTTCATTTGTAAAGTATTAGGGTTCCCCACCTATACAGTACATCATGAAGTTAACCTAACCTCACCTATAAATAAAGTCCCAAAACTTACCAACTGTAATGTGTTTTCCAGGACTGTCTCCCCTTGGTGGACCAGCAGCTTCTCTTTACCTGCTGCCCATATTTAGGTGAGAGCAACTGTTTACTATTAATTGTAAATAGAAGATTTAATGGAAGAGCTACATACATGTTTACAGTGGATTCAAAAATGactcagaccccttgacttttgcacactttgttTTATTGACTTTGGCTGGGCCTCTCAAGGGTACTCAAGGACGTATTTTGTCATTTGGACTGTTTGCTGTCGCATCAGTATGAGTGTGCCTGTGCCCTGGAGAAGGTTTCCTTCAATTATGTTCCTCTATTTGTCTGCATTCATTTGTCCCTCAGTTCTGCAGCTGAGTTGCACACAACTACACAGAATGATGCTGCCACCTCCATCTTTTATAGTAGGGATAGAATGAGTCAGTCGATGTGTTCAGTTTTCATCACATCAGACCAGAGTATTTTTGCCCTTATGGTGCTGGAGTTCTTAAGGTGGGGTGCTTTTACTTACAGTGGTTTCTGTCATGCCAAAAATACCTGATTTATGGTGTGCTGCAGGGGTGGGTTTCTGTCCAACAAGTTATCCAGTCTCTGCACAGGTCTTTTGAGCTCTTTCTTACCTTTCTGTCTAAGGCCTTTTTGTCCACGTGCTCAATTTCTAAGCAGATTTAAGGCTCAAACTTATTGAGGCCAATGTGGTCCTGGAAACACTTAAAGACTTAGATAATGTTTTATACCCCAGTAAAACAGAAATGTATCAGTCACTTATAGgtcatcaaaaaaaaaaaaaagtaaaaccatTTTAGCATTCTTTGTTCGATCTTTACTGGGGTAAACTCTAGAGCTGAACTTACACTAACTGTTTACACTAATGAAAATGTCACAATTGTGTTACCAGGGGAGTTCCGTAAACTCTTGGCAGCTTATGTGTCAGGAAGTGCATCCAAGGCTGGAGGTTTGATACGTAAGATCACACCCACATCTGCCGAACCCAGAGGACCCTCCATTACCCGCTCCCAACAAAAACTCAGTGTAATACTGCCATTTCAGTAAGCTTTTATTATTGGTGTTGCAGGTGATCAATTAATAGTTAAATGACGAGATGCTCA is a genomic window containing:
- the cdan1 gene encoding codanin-1 isoform X1, with translation MAALLESVLNRDVELCRALAWLRGKTEPTDKDQDLFLKVKRQEFVNFFLNFLRNQSSNTLTHGPSTPAKTPSSTRPFRAQASSTERRAGRTPAGQGSRGASRVQLFSPLTSQLENPSELESPSTVSPSLTSVSAISSPSFSSGWSPAPRHVPAERRSAQRSCLGDFMVSPPETHTSPTFQQHRGRRRGGAFSGSAAGGRHTGARSGHLEESGRCDGAGRKGRSGGKITESVSPPTQVELNFNNLEDFPPVGVAHASPIATKPSRRINPTPVSAERPNSKPKSCFTSTPLSKPCSPPSATETLPTGQIPASPLCLQEERELLKKERSKLAQQNNSPLKPSPAVCTPSKSLVISGSKGTPDHQAPCPDPTKVTNAPELDILAELYCACILENLVPCVFLELFFVLQLLTSRSVLASESTEECLSVFERNTDVLERAYLGNVHSCVYFAVHVLENQFTLLSHMDHCTLRLLAENERIGIFSPALRDRLAQAQDTCRAKVLPNLLTFIHSVSFQPATDNRTNFSNDKAFHTFKKQRDIFYELLREWEDCHKEPGWEFEVALGSRIRTMVSQLTAAGNHCHFARLFQKQLVQMCKGPGELSSPGDAPDADLLGMVGADSLGRLKRLQERLIQPQVLSGPCPPPSFPGYQEFFRSFLQTASCCQLNQHLKDGLCQQLLQLNEESILGPEATCATEEEGGDADMEQQDEKQRFSSVLLVARLLAKFLGFISFMPYQTSEAPVREIQEAAIALRSKSAPVLDVCAVLTSCVRRKRTVLTVPWLVEFLSMLDYTGPFLPCYRTALALLLQLYRRVRLGEAGEHFYLNQMLLVAVLGWLFQIPVFPEDLLFDEDLKDELEENENQTSSQGLDCLPLVDQQLLFTCCPYLGEFRKLLAAYVSGSASKAGGLIRKITPTSAEPRGPSITRSQQKLSLDLEQAFFHNQPPSLKRTVEFVAERVGSNCVKHIKATLVSELVQGGEKTLRKGLGSESASAAKLNDSICAQLCDAGMQALERATRFCSKNAPRAVRVLLPEETSQAVLTTAESITTRLATEKACGWLSHNITALIKREWKSTFERVMKNVPWLSTDSVNGEGAGRNLQTVKSSSEQDAGSLCPPNCSHKAPLASDVIIEIKEALSISVGPRSDEEVFTVLQIGSLLNRVEQTLNCRKFISILSEQMLLHCTVLLACKLVSGELPLVSSAESNRTDVCVRSLLNDFVLLWGNTSSVHVPLHLLLSETTVGAIINGTDTQRCNYLHLVKLLLEKDLLREDEVGCLRTKLSELSWPVESIEKFQKLSLVSSPVPSVKHGDILQVSQ
- the cdan1 gene encoding codanin-1 isoform X2; the protein is MAALLESVLNRDVELCRALAWLRGKTEPTDKDQDLFLKVKRQEFVNFFLNFLRNQSSNTLTHGPSTPAKTPSSTRPFRAQASSTERRAGRTPAGQGSRGASRVQLFSPLTSQLENPSELESPSTVSPSLTSVSAISSPSFSSGWSPAPRHVPAERRSAQRSCLGDFMVSPPETHTSPTFQQHRGRRRGGAFSGSAAGGRHTGARSGHLEESGRCDGAGRKGRSGGKITESVSPPTQVELNFNNLEDFPPVGVAHASPIATKPSRRINPTPVSAERPNSKPKSCFTSTPLSKPCSPPSATETLPTGQIPASPLCLQEERELLKKERSKLAQQNNSPLKPSPAVCTPSKSLVISGSKGTPDHQAPCPDPTKVTNAPELDILAELYCACILENLVPCVFLELFFVLQLLTSRSVLASESTEECLSVFERNTDVLERAYLGNVHSCVYFAVHVLENQFTLLSHMDHCTLRLLAENERIGIFSPALRDRLAQAQDTCRAKVLPNLLTFIHSVSFQPATDNRTNFSNDKAFHTFKKQRDIFYELLREWEDCHKEPGWEFEVALGSRIRTMVSQLTAAGNHCHFARLFQKQLVQMCKGPGELSSPGDAPDADLLGMVGADSLGRLKRLQERLIQPQVLSGPCPPPSFPGYQEFFRSFLQTASCCQLNQHLKDGLCQQLLQLNEESILGPEATCATEEEGGDADMEQQDEKQRFSSVLLVARLLAKFLGFISFMPYQTSEAPVREIQEAAIALRSKSAPVLDVCAVLTSCVRRKRTVLTVPWLVEFLSMLDYTGPFLPCYRTALALLLQLYRRVRLGEAGEHFYLNQMLLVAVLGWLFQIPVFPEDLLFDEDLKDELEENENQTSSQGLDCLPLVDQQLLFTCCPYLGEFRKLLAAYVSGSASKAGGLIRKITPTSAEPRGPSITRSQQKLSDFNVMFYILATFMTGTVVTHHTRSISSQGHIEHNHGQSSFSNLPHLHVFGLWEETHADTGRTCKLHTERTWTAPPGDRTQDLLAVRRQCYPLSHRAASTTDNSNNTEKFEMFYCQTNKLKTYP